In the genome of Vicia villosa cultivar HV-30 ecotype Madison, WI linkage group LG7, Vvil1.0, whole genome shotgun sequence, one region contains:
- the LOC131619534 gene encoding uncharacterized protein LOC131619534 produces the protein MWSTILNAEKVKITDIYVKLIQDQTPRPWRRILYDNGARPRAKFILWLACHGKLATKERLKRFDIMDDDTCSLCSAQETQNHLFFECDEMKSMLKQVLSWIKVQHSPGIWDEEINGLRLNAKGKGWKAKVLKIAYTETIYNCWLYRNDRCFENIDSNRGIVDRIIDTVIYRPWLNPKLRHHASAFMMP, from the coding sequence ATGTGGAGCACGATTCTGAATGCAGAGAAGGTAAAAATCACAGATATTTACGTGAAACTTATCCAAGATCAAACTCCCAGACCGTGGAGGAGGATTTTGTATGACAACGGAGCCCGGCCTCGAGCAAAGTTTATCTTATGGTTAGCTTGTCATGGGAAGCTGGCAACTAAAGAAAGGTTAAAGCGTTTTGACATTATGGATGATGATACATGCAGCCTATGCAGTGCACAAGAGACTCAAAATCACTTGTTTTTTGAATGTGATGAAATGAAGAGTATGTTGAAACAGGTTTTGTCTTGGATCAAGGTGCAACATTCACCTGGTATTTGGGATGAAGAAATTAACGGGCTCAGATTGAATGCTAAAGGAAAGGGGTGGAAAGCGAAAGTTCTGAAAATAGCTTATACGGAAACAATCTATAATTGTTGGTTATACCGGAATGATAGATGTTTTGAGAATATTGATAGTAATAGAGGTATAGTGGATAGAATTATAGATACGGTTATATACCGACCGTGGTTAAATCCTAAGCTAAGACATCATGCTAGTGCTTTCATGATGCCTTGA
- the LOC131619538 gene encoding uncharacterized protein LOC131619538, whose translation MDKGPLAACGGIFRDWQANHILSFNAYIGEGSPVVAEFLATDVKSIILDICTNEDSRTAGRFAVMLDVIWNNRNNAIWNNESEEASKLGQQAFYRWQDWFSAQNGEQSGESAQPQLIWVPPDTGTAWDSNLLPVVEAEAVALQEAIHGAIENQLDKVIFESDSLRVVQAIHSNHSGNSEFSVIILSIQRLLQCYSNFEVKFIKRQTNMVAHSLAKAANSWSRRSNFNVPPPCIEHILINEMC comes from the exons ATGGATAAAGGTCCTTTGGCTGCTTGCGGTGGTATCTTTCGAGACTGGCAAGCAAATCACATTTTGAGCTTCAATGCTTATATTGGGGAAGGTTCTCCGGTGGTGGCGGAATTTTTGGCTACT GATGTTAAATCTATTATTCTGGATATTTGTACCAATGAGGATAGTCGAACTGCAGGGCGTTTTGCTGTTATGTTAGATGTGATCTGGAATAATAGAAATAATGCTATTTGGAATAATGAAAGTGAAGAGGCTTCTAAGCTGGGTCAGCAAGCGTTTTACAGGTGGCAAGATTGGTTTTCAGCGCAAAATGGGGAACAAAGTGGGGAAAGCGCTCAACCCCAACTGATTTGGGTTCCGCCAGATACAG GTACTGCTTGGGATTCTAATCTTCTCCCCGTTGTCGAGGCAGAGGCTGTGGCCCTGCAGGAGGCAATCCATGGTGCTATAGAAAACCAGCTGGATAAAGTcatatttgaaagtgattcccTAAGGGTGGTTCAGGCGATTCACTCCAACCATAGTGGTAATTCTGAATTTAGTGTGATTATCTTATCTATTCAGAGATTGTTACAATGTTATTCaaactttgaggttaagtttatAAAACGCCAAACGAATATGGTTGCCCACTCGTTAgcgaaggcggccaattcttggtctaggcgtagcAATTTTAATGTACCTCCTCCTTGTATCGAACATATTCTGATTAATGAAAtgtgttaa
- the LOC131619537 gene encoding uncharacterized protein LOC131619537, whose product MKILSWNCRGLGNPRAVRALSRLIKLENPSLVFLMETKLKLDEMQKVSSKLGYKFSQTVECRGSGYCQLEDEEGPWSFLGFYGFPDELRKRDSWLLLEGVFRELEGKFLAFGDFNDTVQESEKRGGNCRSSSQMAWGRQSLANCNLIDVGFWGYSFTWTNGRQGSDNIQCRLDRIIANNSFMDYLLLSKVVHHPRFGSDHVVLRIVVEKETFVEKKRHLFRFEDVWLREPSCERLVRQLWSEATGFISHRTKAIQALQDVFKGLRTGNIAKELKRVELLL is encoded by the exons ATGAAAATCCTCAGCTGGAACTGCAGAGGTTTGGGGAATCCTCGGGCAGTTCGAGCCTTGTCAAGGCTCATCAAATTAGAAAACCCCTCTTTGGTTTTCTTGATGGAAACCAAATTGAAGTTGGATGAGATGCAGAAGGTATCATCAAAGTTGGGCTACAAATTCTCGCAGACAGTGGAGTGTAGAGGAAGCG GCTACTGTCAGTTGGAGGATGAAGAAGGTCCTTGGTCTTTCTTGGGATTTTATGGTTTTCCAGATGAGCTTCGCAAAAGAGATTCGTGGCTTTTGTTGGAAGGGGTTTTTAGGGAGCTTGAAGGTAAATTTTTGGCTTTTGGAGACTTTAACGACACAGTTCAAGAAAGTGAAAAACGGGGAGGAAATTGTAGATCCTCTTCTCAAATGGCGTGGGGAAGACAATCTCTAGCGAATTGCAATTTAATTGATGTGGGATTCTGGGGTTATTCGTTTACTTGGACGAATGGGAGACAGGGGAGTGACAATATTCAGTGTAGGCTGGATCGGATTATTGCTAACAACTCTTTCATGGATTATTTACTACTCTCAAAGGTGGTTCATCATCCCCGATTCGGTTCAGACCATGTTGTCTTGAGGATTGTGGTCGAGAAAGAGACTTTTGTGGAGAAAAAGAGGCACTTATTCAGGTTTGAGGATGTGTGGCTTAGAGAGCCAAGTTGTGAGAGATTGGTACGCCAACTTTGGTCTGAGGCTACTGGTTTTATTTCACACAGGACTAAAGCTATCCAAGCTCTTCAAGATGTCTTCAAAGGTTTAAGAACAGGGAATATTGCAAAAGAGCTGAAACGTGTTGAACTGTTGCTCTAA
- the LOC131619535 gene encoding cysteine proteinase 15A-like translates to MEFSFAISLWRYSITSTKRRDNNFTIAEDHLHHFNRFQLKFVKNYSSEEEHRFRFSVFKSNLMIAKLKQELDPYAVHGVTKYSDLTEDEFHGQLLGSKVSFSFPPHARNATILPTNYLPENFDWRDKGAVTPVKDQGYHCGSCWAFGATGVLEGAHYRTNKKLLTLSEQQLLDCDHLCDQDKVCDSGCFGGLATNAIEYLLHSGGAMREKDYPYMKKNASCKFDKTKIAASISNFSMISTDEGQITANLVKNGPLSVSINAGMLQTYTSGISCPNICDKDSLNHNVLLIGFEKDAWILKNSWGTDWGEEGFFRLCRGKNICGMNFRVMSVDAAIKDTGDYNSNGKWINFIV, encoded by the exons ATGGAATTCAGCTTCGCCATAAGTCTCTGGAGATACTCCATCACAAGCACAAAAAGAAGAG ACAACAACTTTACTATTGCGGAAGATCACTTGCATCATTTCAACCGCTTCCAATTAAAGTTTGTCAAAAACTACTCATCCGAAGAAGAACACCGCTTTCGATTCAGTGTCTTTAAGTCAAACCTCATGATAGCCAAGCTGAAGCAAGAGCTTGATCCTTATGCTGTTCACGGAGTAACAAAGTACTCCGATCTAACGGAAGACGAGTTTCACGGGCAGCTTCTCGGGTCTAAAGTAAGTTTCAGCTTTCCACCTCACGCTCGAAACGCTACCATCCTTCCTACCAACTATCTTCCAGAGAATTTCGATTGGCGTGACAAGGGAGCTGTCACTCCCGTTAAAGATCAG ggttaCCATTGTGGCTCTTGTTGGGCTTTTGGTGCGACGGGAGTTTTAGAAGGAGCTCATTATCGAACAAATAAAAAGCTTCTGACACTTAGCGAGCAGCAGCTTCTGGATTGTGATCATCTG TGTGATCAGGACAAAGTATGTGACTCCGGGTGCTTTGGTGGGTTGGCCACCAATgcaattgaatatttattacaTTCTGGAGGAGCAATGCGAGAAAAAGATTATCCATACATGAAAAAAAATGCCTCGTGTAAATTTGACAAAACCAAAATTGCAGCTTCTATTTCTAACTTTAGTATGATTTCCACCGATGAAGGCCAAATAACTGCAAATCTAGTTAAAAATGGCCCTCTCTCAG TTTCTATCAATGCAGGAATGTTGCAGACATATACTAGCGGTATCTCTTGCCCAAACATATGCGATAAAGACAGTTTAAATCATAACGTTCTCCTAATTGGATTTGAGAAAGATGCATGGATTCTTAAGAACTCATGGGGAACGGATTGGGGTGAGGAAGGATTCTTTCGGCTTTGTCGTGGTAAAAATATATGTGGCATGAATTTTAGGGTAATGTCAGTAGATGCTGCCATTAAGGATACGGGTGATTACAACTCTAATGGCAAA TGGATAAACTTTATTGTGTGA
- the LOC131619539 gene encoding uncharacterized protein LOC131619539: MNCLFWNIRGVANRASILALKKLILNNSSELVFISEPWMKWEDFPQHWFDRFDLKLFAVNSRDNLLPNLWCFCKSNYNPDIILIDDQHISFTLKMYDTNSVFGFSIVYASTNYRHRRNLWLALGNRSPNIPWTYLGDFNAILNASEYRGSHVSAKVPMQDFHNWTDSNNLIHIPTLGNAFTWCNGRKGRHRTKKMLDRAICNMALIDSCYSIVSNTLTKANSDHYPILITIKRDNLIFKSQFKFHKMWTLNSDCDRLVRETWNEKFYGCPMYILDQNLKLLKSRLKSWNKYTFGNVHIITTQAESNIKNIQLEIEDHGYSDILLEKEIKAQHDLNLALNIEEELWKEKSKLNWHLHGDRNTKFYHTYATIKRKNNLISCLNINGKLEYDQKMLEDHIENHFFKLFNSKMVWQDSNLIQRVVPNLVNEETNDMLTRIPSSDEIYNAVTNLNINSAPGPDGFGAFFFVHYWKVIKIDVINAISQFFLQG, encoded by the coding sequence ATGAACTGCCTCTTTTGGAATATTAGAGGGGTGGCGAATAGGGCTTCAATACTGGCACTTAAAAAACTGATTCTCAACAACTCTTCTGAGTTAGTGTTTATCTCTGAACCTTGGATGAAGTGGGAGGATTTTCCTCAACACTGGTTTGACAGGTTTGACCTTAAATTGTTTGCAGTTAATAGTAGGGACAATCTTCTCCCGAATCTTTGGTGTTTTTGCAAATCTAATTACAATCCTGATATTATATTAATTGATGATCAACACATTTCTTTCACTTTGAAAATGTATGACACTAATTCTGTTTTTGGATTTTCTATTGTTTATGCTTCTACTAACTATAGACATAGGAGGAATCTTTGGCTGGCTTTAGGTAATAGGTCCCCTAACATTCCCTGGACTTACTTGGGAGATTTTAATGCTATTCTTAATGCTTCTGAATATAGAGGTAGTCATGTTTCTGCTAAAGTCCCTATGCAAGACTTTCACAACTGGACTGACAGCAATAACCTTATTCATATCCCTACCTTAGGTAATGCCTTCACTTGGTGCAATGGCAGAAAAGGGAGACATAGGACTAAAAAAATGTTAGATAGAGCCATATGTAATATGGCTTTGATTGACTCTTGTTACTCTATAGTTAGTAATACTCTCACTAAAGCCAATTCTGATCACTACCCGATTCTCATTACTATTAAGAGagataatttgattttcaaaagtcAATTCAAATTTCATAAAATGTGGACTTTGAACTCTGACTGTGATAGGTTAGTTAGGGAAACTTGGAATGAGAAGTTCTATGGCTGCCCTATGTACATCCTTGACCAGAATCTCAAGCTCCTTAAGAGTAGACTGAAGTCTTGGAACAAATATACTTTTGGTAATGTGCATATTATAACCACACAGGCTGAGAGTAACATCAAGAATATCCAATTAGAGATTGAGGATCATGGTTATTCTGACATTTTGCTTGAGAAAGAAATTAAGGCTCAACATGACCTTAATCTGGCTTTAAACATTGAGGAGGAATTATGGAAGGAGAAATCCAAGCTTAATTGGCATCTTCATGGTGATAGAAACACTAAGTTTTATCACACCTATGCTAcaatcaaaagaaaaaacaacCTTATCTCTTGCTTGAATATCAATGGTAAGCTTGAATATGACCAAAAGATGCTGGAAGATCATATTGAGAATCATTTCTTTAAGCTTTTCAATTCCAAAATGGTGTGGCAGGACTCTAATCTTATTCAAAGAGTTGTTCCTAACCTGGTGAATGAGGAAACCAATGACATGCTAACTAGAATTCCTAGCTCTGATGAGATCTACAATGCAGTTACCAACCTTAACATTAACTCTGCTCCTGGGCCTGATGGGTTTGGAGCCTTTTTCTTTGTTCACTATTGGAAAGTCATTAAAATTGATGTTATAAATGCGATCTCTCAGTTCTTTTTGCAGGGCTGA
- the LOC131619536 gene encoding uncharacterized protein LOC131619536, producing the protein MPLRSNVCKKGIILNPSCPLCYCDAESSSHLFLHCDFIKRMFFSPPLGVRISDVEEVMDWLLPIFRSKEVKLCQVVCMGLWKVWKARNSVVFDKGAPCPMLVAKDVWLSSIELDSNLLVSTDRVMPSKVEATCGNSWIIQTDAGCFDGGIVSLGCVIRAANSEVLLAATQRITSFVAPGTAEALGIRWDLQLAKEPELDKVVLQSDALAVVDCINGVSLVLDLDPIVMDCRSFRSSLFSSTVMFIGRDADTDALSLVGIGKLVDSRTWLGVIPRNEEFPVVLTNLTFF; encoded by the coding sequence ATGCCTCTAAGGAGTAATGTGTGTAAGAAAGGTATCATCCTCAATCCCTCGTGCCCTCTGTGTTATTGTGATGCTGAATCTTCTTCCCACCTTTTTCTTCACTGTGATTTTATCAAAAGAATGTTTTTTTCGCCTCCTCTGGGTGTGAGAATATCGGATGTTGAAGAGGTCATGGACTGGCTGTTGCCTATTTTTCGCAGTAAGGAGGTAAAATTATGCCAAGTGGTTTGTATGGGGCTATGGAAGGTGTGGAAAGCTAGGAACTCAGTGGTGTTTGATAAGGGTGCTCCCTGCCCTATGTTGGTTGCTAAAGATGTGTGGCTTTCCTCCATTGAATTAGACAGCAACTTGTTGGTTTCTACGGATCGAGTGATGCCCTCGAAGGTGGAAGCGACGTGTGGGAATTCCTGGATTATCCAAACTGACGCGGGGTGTTTTGATGGAGGCATTGTCTCTCTTGGTTGTGTTATAAGGGCAGCAAATTCAGAAGTTCTGCTGGCTGCCACTCAGAGGATCACAAGTTTTGTCGCACCGGGCACGGCGGAAGCTCTTGGAATTCGGTGGGATCTACAACTAGCTAAGGAACCCGAGCTCGATAAAGTGGTGCTCCAGTCGGATGCGCTAGCCGTGGTCGACTGTATTAATGGCGTCTCTTTAGTGCTGGACCTGGATCCTATCGTTATGGATTGTCGTTCTTTTCGTAGTTCTCTTTTTTCATCTACTGTTATGTTTATAGGAAGGGATGCCGATACTGATGCTCTTAGTTTGGTGGGCATTGGGAAGTTGGTTGACTCTCGTACTTGGTTAGGTGTTATCCCTCGCAACGAGGAGTTTCCTGTAGTTTTAACTAATTTGACCTTCTTttaa